One stretch of Oceanimonas pelagia DNA includes these proteins:
- the topA gene encoding type I DNA topoisomerase, translating to MSKSLVIVESPAKAKTINKYLGRNYVVKSSVGHVRDLPTAGSASGKKPAARKTDTKHLSPEEKARLKKEKEHKALIARMGVDPEQGWKADYQVLPGKEKVVNELQALAEKADTIYLATDLDREGEAIAWHLKELIGGDDDRFKRVVFNEITKSAIQEAFSQPAELNLNRVNAQQARRFLDRVVGYMVSPLLWKKVARGLSAGRVQSVAVRLIVEKEREIKAFVPEEYWDIQVALSNEQQLALSMMVAKYQGREFRPANEADAMAAVNALRASRFEVASREDKPTQSKPPAPFITSTLQQAASTRLSFGVKRTMMLAQRLYEAGYITYMRTDSTNLSQEAVASVRDFIREHHGSAYLPESANVYGAKANAQEAHEAIRPSDVTLSADQLDGMEADAKRLYDLIWRQFVACQMTPAQYDSSTITVRAGDYELKARGRILRFAGWTRVLTPQSRKGEDTELPAVQAGETLTLNELTPKQHFTKPPARFTEAALVRELEKRGIGRPSTYASIISTIQDRGYVKVESRRFYAEKMGEIVADRLQESFAELMNYDFTAQMESKLDEIAGGKLNWTQVLDAFYAEFSEELDKAERPAEEGGMRANEMVLTDIDCPACGRKMGIRTATTGVFLGCSGYALPPKERCKQTINLIPGDDFVLANDEEAETDALRAKHRCGKCGTAMDAYLIDDKRKLHVCGQNPDCDGYELEQGQFKLKGYEGPVIDCDRCGSDMQLKSGRFGKYMACTNEDCKNTRKILKNGEVAPPKEDPVHLPELPCSQSDAYFVLRDGAAGLFMAASNFPKSRETRAPLVEELVRFRDRLPPKFRYLAEAPTEDPDGNKAVVRFSRKNKEQYVMTEVNKKATGWTAHYVDGKWQQHQKGKK from the coding sequence ATGAGCAAATCTCTCGTTATTGTGGAATCGCCCGCCAAGGCCAAGACCATCAACAAGTACCTGGGCAGGAACTATGTGGTCAAGTCCAGTGTCGGCCATGTGCGCGATCTGCCGACCGCCGGCTCCGCCAGCGGCAAGAAGCCCGCTGCCCGCAAGACCGACACCAAACATCTGAGTCCTGAAGAAAAGGCCCGGCTGAAAAAGGAAAAGGAGCACAAGGCGCTGATCGCCCGCATGGGGGTGGATCCCGAGCAGGGCTGGAAGGCGGACTATCAGGTGTTGCCGGGCAAGGAAAAGGTGGTCAACGAGCTGCAGGCCCTGGCCGAAAAGGCCGACACCATCTATCTGGCAACGGATTTGGACCGTGAGGGGGAAGCCATTGCCTGGCACCTGAAGGAGCTGATTGGCGGCGACGATGACCGTTTCAAGCGGGTGGTGTTCAACGAGATCACCAAGTCGGCCATTCAGGAAGCCTTCAGCCAGCCGGCCGAACTGAACCTGAACCGGGTGAACGCCCAGCAGGCCCGGCGTTTTCTCGACCGGGTGGTGGGTTACATGGTGTCGCCGTTGTTGTGGAAAAAGGTGGCCCGGGGCCTGTCCGCCGGCCGGGTGCAGTCGGTGGCGGTGCGTCTCATCGTGGAAAAGGAGCGTGAGATCAAGGCGTTTGTGCCCGAGGAATACTGGGACATTCAGGTGGCGCTGAGCAACGAGCAACAGCTGGCGCTGTCGATGATGGTGGCCAAATACCAGGGCAGGGAGTTTCGTCCCGCCAACGAGGCCGATGCCATGGCCGCGGTGAACGCCCTGCGGGCAAGCCGCTTTGAAGTGGCCTCCCGGGAAGACAAGCCCACCCAGAGCAAGCCCCCGGCGCCTTTTATCACCTCTACCCTGCAGCAGGCCGCCAGCACCCGGCTGAGCTTTGGCGTGAAGCGCACCATGATGCTGGCCCAGCGACTGTACGAGGCCGGTTACATCACCTACATGCGTACCGACTCCACCAACCTCAGCCAGGAAGCGGTGGCCTCGGTGCGCGACTTTATTCGGGAGCACCACGGCAGTGCCTATCTGCCCGAGTCCGCCAACGTCTATGGCGCCAAGGCCAACGCCCAGGAAGCGCACGAGGCCATTCGTCCGTCCGACGTAACCCTGTCCGCCGACCAGCTCGACGGCATGGAGGCCGACGCCAAGCGGCTGTACGATCTTATCTGGCGCCAGTTTGTGGCCTGCCAGATGACCCCGGCCCAGTACGACAGCAGCACCATCACGGTGCGCGCCGGCGACTATGAACTCAAGGCCCGGGGCCGCATTCTGCGCTTCGCCGGCTGGACCAGGGTGCTGACGCCCCAGAGCCGCAAGGGGGAAGACACCGAGCTGCCGGCGGTGCAGGCGGGTGAAACCCTGACCCTGAACGAGCTGACTCCCAAGCAGCATTTCACCAAGCCGCCGGCCCGCTTCACCGAAGCGGCGCTGGTACGCGAGCTGGAAAAACGCGGCATCGGCCGGCCGTCCACCTATGCCTCCATCATCTCCACCATTCAGGACCGGGGCTACGTGAAGGTGGAAAGCCGTCGTTTCTATGCCGAGAAAATGGGCGAGATCGTGGCCGATCGGTTGCAGGAAAGCTTTGCCGAGCTGATGAACTACGACTTTACCGCCCAGATGGAAAGCAAGCTGGACGAAATTGCCGGCGGCAAGCTCAACTGGACCCAGGTGCTCGATGCCTTTTATGCCGAGTTCAGCGAAGAGCTCGACAAGGCCGAGCGTCCGGCGGAAGAGGGCGGCATGCGCGCCAATGAAATGGTGCTGACCGACATCGACTGCCCGGCCTGTGGCCGCAAAATGGGCATTCGCACCGCCACCACCGGGGTGTTCCTGGGCTGCTCCGGCTATGCCCTGCCGCCCAAGGAGCGCTGCAAGCAGACCATCAACCTGATCCCCGGTGACGACTTTGTGCTGGCCAACGACGAGGAAGCGGAAACCGACGCCCTGCGTGCCAAGCACCGCTGCGGCAAGTGCGGCACCGCCATGGACGCTTACCTCATCGACGACAAGCGCAAGCTGCATGTGTGCGGGCAGAATCCGGACTGCGACGGCTACGAGCTGGAGCAGGGGCAGTTCAAGCTGAAGGGGTACGAGGGGCCGGTGATCGACTGCGATCGTTGTGGCAGTGACATGCAGCTCAAGAGCGGCCGCTTTGGCAAGTACATGGCCTGCACCAACGAAGACTGCAAGAACACCCGCAAGATCCTGAAAAACGGCGAAGTGGCCCCGCCCAAGGAAGATCCGGTGCATCTGCCCGAGCTGCCCTGCAGCCAGTCCGATGCCTACTTTGTGCTGCGTGACGGCGCCGCCGGTCTCTTTATGGCCGCCAGCAACTTTCCCAAATCCCGGGAAACCCGGGCCCCGCTGGTGGAAGAGCTGGTACGCTTCAGGGACAGGCTGCCGCCCAAGTTCCGTTATCTGGCCGAGGCGCCCACCGAAGATCCGGACGGCAACAAGGCGGTGGTGCGCTTCAGCCGCAAAAACAAGGAACAATACGTGATGACCGAGGTCAATAAAAAAGCGACCGGCTGGACGGCCCACTATGTCGACGGCAAGTGGCAGCAGCACCAGAAAGGCAAAAAATAA
- a CDS encoding MGMT family protein, whose product MPRSAERAILQLLALVPAGQVVSYGQLADLAGLPGRSRLAGRVLRNADTRDLPWHRVVAADGRISLPAGSSAAQEQRARLLAEGVTFTGARVNMQKHRWQPDLAAMLMLLKG is encoded by the coding sequence ATGCCCAGGTCTGCCGAGCGGGCCATCCTGCAGCTGCTTGCCCTGGTGCCCGCCGGGCAAGTGGTGAGCTATGGCCAGCTGGCGGATCTGGCCGGCCTGCCCGGCAGGTCCCGGCTGGCGGGACGCGTGCTGCGCAACGCCGACACTCGGGACCTGCCCTGGCACCGGGTGGTGGCAGCCGACGGACGCATCAGCCTGCCGGCAGGCAGCTCGGCGGCGCAGGAGCAACGCGCCCGGCTGCTGGCGGAAGGGGTGACATTCACTGGCGCCCGGGTAAACATGCAAAAGCACCGCTGGCAGCCGGATCTGGCCGCCATGCTGATGCTGCTGAAAGGCTGA
- a CDS encoding methyl-accepting chemotaxis protein, which yields MNRRNQHVIDEEVTYGKQEQLVSTTDKRGVITYANDIFCKVAGYTPDELVGKNHNIVRHPDMPRAAFRDLWEHMQKGQAWRGAVKNRCKDGRYYWVDAYVTPIYENGEVTGYQSVRTQLDPAVRARAEQAYAGLLAAEQRKTRALSPRWRTLRPWLGGATLLGLLAGAFANGGATGLVWSLLPLGWLLLCCRDQLFGTRHYFHRLGKEYDSLSRLVYSGNAPHSIADYHLGLWQARTRTILGRVDDATGSLKALAAGMMQAMTGARDDLSRQDSDTHQIAAAIDEMSATAHDITQNTQKAASNAEEAQHQCHLTQEQLEQTRQKIVQLAREAEQAAQATVALSEESNRIGTLMTEIQGIADQTNLLALNAAIEAARAGEHGRGFAVVAEEVRALSTRTHGATEQIQGSIGQIQQTLARWRTMMDANMAHSHECVEAAEAGTESLSRVVQEIDHIVGVTVEISAAAGQQALVAEEISRNVHQISEASSANLGKILQVETSSKELLARSQGLNDMTRTFS from the coding sequence ATGAACAGAAGAAACCAGCACGTCATCGATGAAGAAGTAACATACGGCAAGCAGGAGCAGCTGGTGTCCACCACCGACAAGCGCGGTGTGATCACCTACGCCAACGACATTTTCTGCAAGGTAGCGGGGTATACCCCCGACGAGCTGGTCGGCAAGAATCACAATATCGTACGCCATCCCGACATGCCCAGGGCCGCCTTTCGGGATCTCTGGGAACACATGCAAAAGGGCCAGGCCTGGCGCGGCGCCGTCAAAAACCGCTGCAAGGATGGCCGTTACTACTGGGTGGATGCCTACGTCACTCCCATTTATGAAAACGGCGAGGTGACCGGCTATCAGTCAGTGCGTACCCAGCTGGACCCGGCGGTGCGGGCCCGGGCCGAACAGGCCTATGCCGGCCTGCTGGCCGCCGAGCAGCGTAAAACCCGGGCGCTTTCCCCCCGCTGGCGTACGCTGCGGCCCTGGCTGGGGGGAGCCACCCTGCTTGGCCTGCTGGCGGGCGCGTTTGCCAATGGCGGTGCAACGGGGCTTGTCTGGAGCCTGTTGCCTCTGGGCTGGCTGCTGCTTTGCTGTCGCGATCAGCTGTTCGGAACCCGCCACTATTTCCACCGCCTGGGCAAGGAGTACGACAGCCTGTCGCGGCTGGTCTATTCCGGCAACGCGCCCCATTCCATCGCCGACTACCACCTGGGGCTGTGGCAGGCCCGTACCCGCACCATACTGGGCCGGGTTGACGACGCCACCGGCTCGCTCAAGGCTCTGGCGGCGGGCATGATGCAGGCCATGACCGGCGCCCGGGACGATCTCAGCCGCCAGGACAGCGATACCCACCAGATTGCCGCCGCCATCGATGAAATGTCGGCCACCGCCCACGACATTACCCAGAACACCCAGAAGGCCGCCAGCAATGCGGAAGAGGCCCAGCACCAGTGCCATCTGACTCAGGAGCAACTGGAGCAGACCCGGCAGAAAATTGTGCAGCTGGCCCGGGAAGCAGAGCAGGCCGCCCAGGCCACGGTGGCGCTGTCGGAAGAGTCCAACCGCATCGGCACCCTGATGACGGAAATTCAGGGCATTGCCGATCAGACCAACCTGCTGGCCCTCAACGCCGCCATCGAAGCGGCCCGGGCCGGCGAGCACGGCCGGGGCTTTGCGGTGGTGGCGGAAGAAGTGCGAGCCCTGTCCACCCGCACCCACGGCGCGACCGAGCAGATCCAGGGCAGCATCGGCCAGATCCAGCAAACCCTGGCCCGCTGGCGCACCATGATGGATGCCAACATGGCCCACAGCCACGAGTGTGTGGAAGCCGCCGAGGCCGGCACCGAGAGCCTGTCCAGAGTGGTGCAGGAAATTGATCATATCGTGGGCGTAACCGTGGAAATTTCCGCCGCCGCCGGTCAGCAGGCGCTGGTGGCCGAGGAGATCAGCCGCAATGTGCACCAGATCTCCGAGGCCTCTTCCGCCAACCTGGGCAAGATCCTGCAGGTGGAAACCTCCAGCAAGGAGCTGCTGGCGCGCTCTCAGGGGCTGAACGACATGACCCGTACCTTCTCCTGA